One segment of Candidatus Endomicrobium procryptotermitis DNA contains the following:
- a CDS encoding anthranilate synthase component I family protein: MLKPSIEEVKRYIKDYNAFPVYKEIFSDIKTSVGILRNFMEENKKCYLLESVESTENWGRYSFLGCDPKLTIKCNDGKIVVDDGKRCEIETLKPETVLRDILSRYRSPQIKSLPPFTGGLVGYFSYDYIKYIEKSLKLDNINAENFDDLYLMLFDKVIAIDHLKQKIFIIVNVLTDNFETNYANAETEIERLERLIKKESGSVDAKSELKTDLRILHNKEEFCKMVSEIKRHIYEGDIFQAVISNGIEGDFNGTLFETYRVLRTVNPSPYMFYCNFGDSEIAGASPETLITLKDSELTNYALAGTCKRGKTIEEDEQLTADLLKDEKELSEHNMLVDLGRNDLGKVSEFGSVKVVEYMKILKFSHVSHIASIIKGKLKTGYDQFDAVSAVLPAGTLSGTPKIKACEIINSLEKHKRGTYGGAVGYIDFTGNMDMCIAIRMAKLQNGKIYIQAGAGIVAESDPEKEFQECLNKAQAMIEALQTASGN; the protein is encoded by the coding sequence ATGCTAAAACCTTCAATTGAAGAAGTTAAACGATATATTAAAGATTACAATGCGTTTCCAGTATATAAAGAAATTTTTTCTGATATTAAAACGTCGGTTGGAATTCTTAGAAATTTTATGGAAGAAAATAAGAAATGTTATCTGCTTGAAAGCGTCGAAAGCACAGAAAACTGGGGACGCTATTCGTTTTTAGGCTGTGATCCTAAACTTACGATTAAATGTAATGATGGCAAAATCGTTGTTGATGATGGAAAGCGGTGCGAAATTGAGACTTTGAAACCTGAAACTGTGCTCAGAGATATTTTGTCGCGTTACAGAAGTCCGCAGATAAAATCTCTGCCGCCTTTTACGGGAGGGCTGGTGGGTTATTTTTCTTATGACTATATAAAATATATCGAAAAATCTTTAAAGCTTGACAATATAAATGCTGAAAATTTTGATGATTTGTATCTTATGCTTTTCGATAAAGTTATTGCTATAGATCATCTTAAACAGAAGATTTTTATAATAGTGAACGTCTTGACAGATAATTTTGAAACAAATTATGCAAATGCCGAAACTGAGATAGAACGGCTGGAACGGTTGATAAAAAAAGAGTCTGGCAGTGTCGATGCAAAATCCGAACTCAAAACTGATTTAAGAATTCTTCACAACAAAGAAGAATTCTGCAAAATGGTAAGCGAAATAAAACGGCATATATATGAAGGAGACATTTTTCAGGCAGTAATATCTAACGGCATAGAGGGTGACTTCAATGGGACCCTTTTTGAAACTTATAGAGTTTTAAGAACGGTAAATCCGTCGCCTTACATGTTTTACTGCAATTTCGGCGATTCTGAAATTGCCGGCGCTTCGCCGGAAACACTTATAACTCTAAAAGACAGCGAACTTACTAATTATGCTCTTGCAGGAACCTGTAAACGCGGCAAAACCATTGAAGAAGACGAACAGCTCACAGCAGACTTGCTCAAAGATGAAAAAGAGCTTTCAGAACATAATATGCTTGTGGATTTGGGACGAAACGATTTGGGAAAAGTAAGCGAATTCGGCAGTGTTAAAGTTGTGGAATATATGAAGATATTAAAATTTTCGCATGTTTCGCATATAGCTTCGATAATCAAAGGAAAACTAAAAACTGGTTATGACCAGTTTGACGCCGTATCCGCTGTGCTTCCTGCCGGAACGCTTTCGGGGACGCCTAAAATTAAAGCATGCGAAATAATCAATTCCCTTGAAAAACACAAACGCGGAACTTATGGAGGCGCCGTTGGATATATTGATTTTACCGGAAATATGGATATGTGTATAGCCATAAGAATGGCAAAACTGCAAAATGGAAAAATTTATATACAGGCTGGAGCCGGCATTGTCGCTGAAAGTGATCCTGAAAAAGAGTTTCAGGAATGTTTAAATAAAGCGCAGGCGATGATTGAAGCGCTGCAAACCGCTTCTGGAAATTGA
- a CDS encoding aminodeoxychorismate/anthranilate synthase component II: MILIIDNYDSFSYNLYQYVGIINDDVKVIKNDEMTIEEMEKLNVSHLIFSPGPGRPSDAGRSEEAILYFKDKKPILGICLGHQAICEVFGAKITYAKTLFHGKTSNVQIANGSPIFKGLPPVLKTARYHSLIADRATLSDELLVIAEDEEGQVMGVKHCDYNLYGLQFHPESVLTQKGMTIIENFLNLERGGSSDTGINIRNS; encoded by the coding sequence ATGATTTTAATAATAGATAATTATGACAGTTTCTCTTATAACCTTTACCAGTACGTAGGAATAATAAATGACGATGTTAAAGTGATAAAAAACGATGAGATGACGATTGAAGAAATGGAAAAATTAAATGTTTCACATCTTATTTTTTCGCCCGGGCCGGGACGTCCGTCAGATGCGGGCCGTAGCGAAGAAGCGATACTTTATTTTAAAGACAAAAAACCGATACTCGGCATTTGTCTTGGACATCAGGCGATATGCGAAGTTTTCGGCGCAAAAATTACTTATGCAAAAACTCTTTTTCACGGAAAAACAAGCAATGTACAGATAGCGAACGGCAGTCCGATTTTTAAAGGACTGCCGCCGGTATTAAAAACCGCCAGATACCACTCTTTAATTGCCGACAGAGCAACGCTTTCGGATGAACTGCTTGTTATAGCTGAAGATGAAGAAGGGCAGGTTATGGGCGTAAAGCACTGTGATTATAATTTGTACGGACTTCAGTTTCATCCTGAATCCGTGCTTACGCAGAAAGGAATGACCATAATAGAAAATTTTTTAAATCTTGAAAGGGGAGGCAGCAGTGATACGGGAATCAATATACGAAATAGTTAA
- the trpD gene encoding anthranilate phosphoribosyltransferase encodes MIRESIYEIVNRQNLSIENTKMVMNEIMDGKATDAQIASFLTSMRLKGETIEEITACAMVMREKCQRLNPKTDVLDIVGTGGDELATFNISTVSSFIIAAAGVPVAKHGNRSVSSKCGSADLLEALGANIMLAPTQCDFVLEKTGICFLMAQTFHSSMKYVAKVRKELGIRTIFNILGPLANPAKAKYELIGVYDENLVEPMARVLANLGVKRAMVVHGHDGLDEVTLSDTTTICEVNDGKLNSFFITPEQFGLQRCSLYELIGGSPQENKEIALNILKGETGAKRDIVLLNSAICLYMFYNNVTLKECLKIAREMIDSGKALNKLEEFIKVSNEAAK; translated from the coding sequence GTGATACGGGAATCAATATACGAAATAGTTAACAGACAGAATCTTTCAATAGAAAATACTAAAATGGTTATGAATGAAATTATGGACGGCAAAGCCACAGATGCTCAGATTGCTTCTTTTTTAACGTCGATGAGGCTCAAAGGGGAAACTATAGAAGAAATAACTGCATGTGCAATGGTTATGAGAGAAAAATGCCAGAGACTTAACCCGAAAACCGACGTGTTGGATATTGTTGGCACGGGGGGAGACGAACTTGCGACGTTCAATATTTCTACTGTTTCATCTTTTATAATCGCGGCCGCCGGCGTGCCAGTAGCCAAGCATGGCAACAGAAGTGTATCAAGCAAATGCGGAAGTGCGGATTTACTTGAAGCTTTGGGAGCAAACATAATGCTTGCTCCGACGCAATGCGATTTTGTGCTTGAAAAAACTGGAATATGTTTTCTTATGGCACAGACTTTTCATTCCTCGATGAAATATGTGGCAAAAGTGAGAAAAGAACTGGGGATAAGAACCATATTTAATATTTTAGGTCCGCTGGCAAATCCCGCCAAAGCAAAATACGAACTTATAGGTGTGTACGATGAAAATCTTGTTGAACCTATGGCGAGGGTGCTGGCAAATCTCGGTGTCAAAAGAGCTATGGTAGTACATGGCCACGATGGGCTTGATGAAGTTACGCTCTCAGATACCACAACAATATGTGAAGTAAACGATGGAAAATTAAACAGCTTTTTTATAACTCCGGAACAGTTTGGGCTTCAAAGATGTTCTCTTTACGAACTGATAGGTGGAAGTCCGCAGGAAAATAAAGAGATAGCACTGAATATTTTGAAAGGCGAAACAGGTGCAAAAAGAGATATAGTTCTGCTAAATTCTGCAATATGCCTTTATATGTTTTACAATAATGTAAC